The genomic window CCCTCGACGGGGTCGTCGCCGAAGTCAACGACACGTTCCTCAGCTGGACGGGGTACGACCGCGACGAAGTCGTCGGTCGTCCGTTCGTCTCGATCCTCGACGCCGGAACCCGCCTGTTCTACGAGACCCGCCATCTTCAGATCGTCCACCTGGGCGGGACGATCAACGAGGTCGCGCTCACCCTGACGTGCGCGAACGGCTCGAAGCTGCCGGTGCTCGTCAACGCCGCGATCGATCAGGAGTCACAGCTCGTGCGAAGCGCGGTCTTCAACGCGAGCGAGCGGCTGCAGTACGAGGCCGAGCTTCTCCATGCGCGGAAGTCCGCGGAGTCCTCGGAGGCGCGCGTCCGCATCCTCCAGGACAGCTCGAGCACCTTCGGGGTGAGTGCCAGCGACGTCGATGTCGCCCAGTCGTTCGTCGACGTCGCGCGCGAGGCATTCACGGCGCGGGAGGCCGCCGTGCTGCTGCTCGACGAGAACGGCGAGCTCCAGCTCGTGGCGGGCGTCAACCCGCTCGCCGGCCGGACCGCGCCCGTCCTCTCGCTGCGGAACACCCCGCGCGTGACGGTCGTCGAGGAGCAGAGCGCTCGCGACGAGTATCCGGAGCTGGCGGCCGCGATGCGGGAGATCCGCCTGGCGTCACTGAGCATCACCCCGCTCCTCGCCGAGGGCGAGCGCCTCGGCATCCTCGTCTGCTTCTTCGGCCGCCGCGACGAGTTCGACGATCACTTCTTCGACCTGCAGAAGGCTCTGGGGCGCCAGGCATCCCAGACCTTCGTGCGTGTTCGCCTGCAGCGGCAGCTCGCCTACCTCGCGCTGCACGACCAGCTGACCGGCGTCGCCAACCGCCAGCTCCTGCAGCAGAGCCTCGACGACGCGATCGGGCGCGCGGCCGATACCGGCGAGCCCCTCGCCGTGCTGTTCCTGGACGTCGACGGGTTCAAGGAGATCAACGACCAGTTCGGTCACGCGACCGGCGACGCCGTCCTGGTGGAGATCGCCGACAGGCTGCGGCAGGGCGTGCGAGCCGACGATGTCGTGGGGCGCATCGGAGGCGACGAGTTCGTCGCGATCTGCGGCAGCGCCGACGCGGGGGCCGCGGCATCCATCGCGCGTCGCATCCTCGACATCACCCACGCGCCGATCGCGGTCAGCGCCGGTGTCATCTCCGCCTCCGTCAGTGTCGGAGTCTCCCTCTATCGCCCCGGCGTCGATCAGCAGCCGACCGGCGAGAACCTGCTCATCCGGGCCGACGGGGCGATGTACGACTCGAAGGGCGCCGGAAAGAACCGCGTCACGCTCGAGTCCTCGGCATCCGGCTAGACGCCGCGCGCCGGGCGCGAGCCTGTGGTCAGGGCAGCGCCTCGTGGACGTCTCGGGCGCGCAAGGTGCGGTACGCCGCCACCGGGTGAGTCGCCAGCACGATCTTCCCGCGGGCGTGAAGGCGGTCGAGATCCTCGAACGCCTCGACGATGTCGGCCAGCGGGTAGAGGCCGGACACCAGAAGCCGGAACGCGCCCAGCTGAGCGAGATGCGCGAGTCGCTGGAGCTGCGTGGTGCCGCTCCGCACGCTGTCGGGGTCTTCCCGGAGCAGCGCGACCTCGACGTCGCGTCGATCGGCGCTCGACCGGTAGCGTCCGTCCGGCACACCGAGTTCGACGGCGAGGCCCTCGCCGTCCTTTCCGAAGTTGTCGATGAAGGCGGTCACCGGCCCATGGGCCACGTGCCTGATGCGGTCGGCGATCCCATCCCCGTACTTGACGGGGATGATGCCGAGCTGGCGGAGATAGTCGAAGTTCCGATCGCCGCACGTTCCGATGACCCGCGCGCCCCAATGCTTGGCCAGCTGCGCCTCGATGCTGCCGACGCCGCCGGCGGCGGCGGAGATGACGATGGTGTCGTCGTGGCCGATCCGCAGCTCGTCGAGGGTCGTCAGCGCCGTACCGCCGGCGAGGAACATCCCTCCGGCGAGCTCCCACGAGAGGTTTCGCGGCTTCACGACCAACGACGCGACGGAGACGTTGACGTGGGTGGCGTGGGCCCCGCTCCTGACGTGCCCGATGACCTCGGATCCGCGGTGGAGCGCGGTCACGCCGGGGCCGCATGCCACGACGATTCCCGCGAAGTCGGATCCGGACGATCGCGGCCACGGGTCGTCGGCCCATGCCTGCTCGACGCCGCGGCGGATCAGCGCATCCATGTGGTTGACCCCCGCGCACACGATCTCCACCGTCACCTCGTTCGGTCCGGGCGCACTCAGCACCCGGGTCCGCTGCTCCAGGACCGTGGCATCCCCGTGCCGGTCGTACTGATAGCCGACGACCTCGATCGATCTGGTCACGATGGGCCTCCCTGGGGAGCCGACCTCGGTGACCATCGGTCAATGGTCCTGCGTTCGCGGGGTCGAGCTTCACAGGGTTATTCCCCGCAGGCGCTCACGGCAGATGCACCTGAAGAGCGTCCGGGATGCCCCGCCGGGCGCCGGTTCGAATCACGAGCTGAATCCAAATCGTCGCCGGCGGCGGAATAACTCGAGGGAAGAGCGCCTTCCACCTTCCAACCCTTCGAGACAGGAGCGCCGGATGCGACAGTTCGACGTGAGCTCCACAGCGGTGCACCCCGCGGCGCAGCAGCGAACCGCCGTCACCATCCCCCTGCACTTCTCCGACGGCTTTGAAGCCATCGGACGGGTGGTCACGTTCCACGGGCTCGTCGATCAGGCGGAGCATCTGCTGCTCGCGTTCGGGAGTGCGGTGGATCCCGAGACGCAGGACGTCACGCCGGGCGATCGACCGCTGGTCCGGCTCCACAGCGAGTGCCTGACCGGCGACGTCTTCGGATCGCAGCGATGCGACTGCGGACCGCAGCTGCGCGAGGCGGTGGAGCGCCTCTCGGAAGAGGGCGGCATCCTGCTCTACCTGCGCCAGGAGGGGAGAGGCATCGGCCTCTACTCCAAGCTCGACGCGTACGCCCTCCAGGACGACGGGCTCGACACTTTCGAGGCGAACACCGTGCTCGGCCACGGGGAGGACGAACGGGACTACGCGGCGGCCGCCCAGATGCTCCGATCGGTGGGCGTCGACAGCGTGAGGCTCCTCACCAACAACCCCGACAAGGCGGCGCAGCTCGCGGAGCTGGGGATCGCGGTAGACGAGATCGTCCGCACCGGGGTGCACGTGACTGCCGCCAACGCCCGCTACCTGCGCGCGAAGCGCGACCACACGGGGCACCTGATCGACTTCCCGGCGGCATGACCGTCAGAGGCGGAGCACTCCCTCGGCGACGACGAGTCCGGAACCGGACAGCTCCACGCGGTCTTCGTCGACCGTGACCTCGAGCGTGCTGGACCGGCCCATCGCACGGCCCTGCTCGATGCGGACGGCCCGGCCGCTCTCCACGATGCCGTCGCGCACCAGCAGCACGGCGAGAGGCCCCGCGGCGGTGCCCGTCGCCGGGTCCTCGACGATGCCGACCGTCGGATTGAAGAATCGCGAGTACGCGTGGCTCGGGTCATCGACAGCCTCGGTGGAGTAGACGTAGCACCCCTCCGCGCCGGCCGCGGCGAGCAGTGCCCTCAGCCGAGCGGTGTCCGGCACCGCCCGGTCGACGGCGTCCCGTGTGCGCAGCGATACGAGCAGGTGCTCGGCTCCGGTCGACACGACTTCGGACGGCCGGCCAGGGGTGAGGTCATCGGTCGAGAGACCCAGCGCCTCGGAGAGCGCGGCGTGATCCGACGTCGCGTTCAGGAACCTCGGTCGCCCTTGTCTCATCGTCACCAGGACGCGGCCGTCGTCCGAACGCCCGACGCGGACCGGGAGCACCTCGGCGCCGATCTGCTGAGCGAACTCGCCCCTTTCGGCGGCCAGCAGGCCGGCTTCGGCGAGCCAGATCCACGCGCCCATCGCGTTGTGCCCGGCCCCGAGCACCTCGACGCCGCCGACGGTGAAGGAGCGCAGGCGGTGATCGGCACCGGGGAGAGTCGGCGCCATGAGGAAGGTCGTCTCCGACTGGTTGAACTCCTTGGTGATCGTCCGCATCAGATCCTCGTCCAGGGCGTCGGCATCCGGCACCAGTGCGAGCGGGTTTCCCGTCAGCGCACGCTCGGCGAAGACATCCACCCAGAAGAAGGGAACGTCGACCATCGGTCCTCCTGCATCCTGCTCCCGCACCGCCGCGGGGCCCTCGGTCCCTCGATCGTGCCAGCGAACCCGTCGTTCCGGTACCGATGTCCTTGTGAGCGCCCCGCAAGCCGGATTGAATTGGCCCGGTTGCCAGCGGCGCCGACTCGGCGCGGGGCAGACCCGAACACGGAAGGATCTGATGGTGAAGCTGCTCTTGACCTCGGGAGGCGTGACGAACCGCTCCATCCTCGAGGCGCTGGGCGACCTCCTCCGCAAGCCGATCGACGAATGCGACGCCCTCTACGTGCCGACGGCGCAGTGGGGGCACCCGATGTGCTCGCCACGAACGGCGTGGATGTCGACGGCGGACCGATGGCCGGGCGAGCACGGCATGGTCGGCCTGGGCTGGAAATCGGTCGGCCTTCTCGAGCTCACCGCGCTGCCCAGCATCCCCCGCGATCGCTGGGAGCCCTGGGTGCGCGACGCCGACGTTCTGCTGGTGGACGGCGGTGAGGCGATCTACCTCGCCCACTGGATGCGGGAGTCTGGGCTCGCGGACATGCTCCCGTCGCTGACGGACACGGTCTGGGTGGGAGTCAGCGGCGGCAGCATGGTGATGACTCCGCGCATCGGCAGCGAGTTCGTCGACTGGAACCCCGACGGCGGCGACGAAGCGCTGGGTGTCGTGGACTTCTCGATCTTCCCGCACCTGGACTATCCCGGCTGGTCCTCCAACACGTCGGACGCGGCGCGACGGTGGGCGACGCGCATCGACGGCCCTGCGTACGCGATCGACGATCAGACCGCGATCTCCGTCGAGGACGGCGCGGTGCGCGTCGTCTCCGAGGGGAAGTGGGAGCTACTGAAAGGCTGAGCGGCCACGCGGTCGAGTCCTGGATCGGCACTCCGGCGCGTCGGATCTTGCGGGCAGGGAGGGCCGGATGTCCTCCAGCCCTCCCTGCCGCTCGTCAGATCTGCGTGAGGAGTTCCCTCATCGTGTCGATCTCCGCGGCCTGCGCCTCGATGATCCGTTCCGCGAGCGCGAGCACGTCGGGGTCGGAGCCGCGTCGCAGTTCCTCCTCGGCCATCTCGATGGCCCCTTCGTGGTGCTCGATCATCTGCTCCAGGAAGAGGCGTGCGGCCGCTGATCCTTCCGCAGACTCCAAGGCAGCCATGTCGTCGGCGGACATCATGCCGTCGCCGTGGCCCATGTCGTCAGCACCCCCCGAGGAGGGCATGCCCCACTCGCGGAGCCAGCCCTCCATGAGTTCG from Microbacterium sulfonylureivorans includes these protein-coding regions:
- a CDS encoding diguanylate cyclase → MTSSEDRWFRLAPCGLIAVSLDGVVAEVNDTFLSWTGYDRDEVVGRPFVSILDAGTRLFYETRHLQIVHLGGTINEVALTLTCANGSKLPVLVNAAIDQESQLVRSAVFNASERLQYEAELLHARKSAESSEARVRILQDSSSTFGVSASDVDVAQSFVDVAREAFTAREAAVLLLDENGELQLVAGVNPLAGRTAPVLSLRNTPRVTVVEEQSARDEYPELAAAMREIRLASLSITPLLAEGERLGILVCFFGRRDEFDDHFFDLQKALGRQASQTFVRVRLQRQLAYLALHDQLTGVANRQLLQQSLDDAIGRAADTGEPLAVLFLDVDGFKEINDQFGHATGDAVLVEIADRLRQGVRADDVVGRIGGDEFVAICGSADAGAAASIARRILDITHAPIAVSAGVISASVSVGVSLYRPGVDQQPTGENLLIRADGAMYDSKGAGKNRVTLESSASG
- a CDS encoding NADP-dependent oxidoreductase, whose protein sequence is MTRSIEVVGYQYDRHGDATVLEQRTRVLSAPGPNEVTVEIVCAGVNHMDALIRRGVEQAWADDPWPRSSGSDFAGIVVACGPGVTALHRGSEVIGHVRSGAHATHVNVSVASLVVKPRNLSWELAGGMFLAGGTALTTLDELRIGHDDTIVISAAAGGVGSIEAQLAKHWGARVIGTCGDRNFDYLRQLGIIPVKYGDGIADRIRHVAHGPVTAFIDNFGKDGEGLAVELGVPDGRYRSSADRRDVEVALLREDPDSVRSGTTQLQRLAHLAQLGAFRLLVSGLYPLADIVEAFEDLDRLHARGKIVLATHPVAAYRTLRARDVHEALP
- a CDS encoding GTP cyclohydrolase II; amino-acid sequence: MRQFDVSSTAVHPAAQQRTAVTIPLHFSDGFEAIGRVVTFHGLVDQAEHLLLAFGSAVDPETQDVTPGDRPLVRLHSECLTGDVFGSQRCDCGPQLREAVERLSEEGGILLYLRQEGRGIGLYSKLDAYALQDDGLDTFEANTVLGHGEDERDYAAAAQMLRSVGVDSVRLLTNNPDKAAQLAELGIAVDEIVRTGVHVTAANARYLRAKRDHTGHLIDFPAA
- a CDS encoding PhzF family phenazine biosynthesis protein, whose product is MVDVPFFWVDVFAERALTGNPLALVPDADALDEDLMRTITKEFNQSETTFLMAPTLPGADHRLRSFTVGGVEVLGAGHNAMGAWIWLAEAGLLAAERGEFAQQIGAEVLPVRVGRSDDGRVLVTMRQGRPRFLNATSDHAALSEALGLSTDDLTPGRPSEVVSTGAEHLLVSLRTRDAVDRAVPDTARLRALLAAAGAEGCYVYSTEAVDDPSHAYSRFFNPTVGIVEDPATGTAAGPLAVLLVRDGIVESGRAVRIEQGRAMGRSSTLEVTVDEDRVELSGSGLVVAEGVLRL
- a CDS encoding Type 1 glutamine amidotransferase-like domain-containing protein encodes the protein MKLLLTSGGVTNRSILEALGDLLRKPIDECDALYVPTAQWGHPMCSPRTAWMSTADRWPGEHGMVGLGWKSVGLLELTALPSIPRDRWEPWVRDADVLLVDGGEAIYLAHWMRESGLADMLPSLTDTVWVGVSGGSMVMTPRIGSEFVDWNPDGGDEALGVVDFSIFPHLDYPGWSSNTSDAARRWATRIDGPAYAIDDQTAISVEDGAVRVVSEGKWELLKG
- a CDS encoding DUF305 domain-containing protein; the protein is MKLNRLAALAAAPAVLTLALAGCAAGAGDTGMPGMSHGPGMSSPSASTQTDVSMADSMFAMMMIPHHQQAIEMSDMILAKSGVDERVRELATQIKAAQGPEIELMEGWLREWGMPSSGGADDMGHGDGMMSADDMAALESAEGSAAARLFLEQMIEHHEGAIEMAEEELRRGSDPDVLALAERIIEAQAAEIDTMRELLTQI